One region of Bacteroidota bacterium genomic DNA includes:
- the murG gene encoding undecaprenyldiphospho-muramoylpentapeptide beta-N-acetylglucosaminyltransferase: MYNVKVIISGGGTGGHIFPAIAIANALKKIDKKAEILFVGAEGRMEMEKVPSAGYKIEGLWISGLQRRLTIDNLSFPFKVISSIMKSKKIIRRFKPDVVVGTGGFASGPLLRTASGMKIPTLIQEQNSFPGITNKLLGGRVNKICVAYDGMEKYFPKEKIIVTGNPVRHDILSLEGKKEKALKEFSLSSLKKTVLFVGGSLGARTINQSVAACMDLLIKNNIQIIWQTGQSYIKYATEVTSQLPGEDNGVRVYAFLSKMDLAYACADIVVSRAGAIALSELAIVKKPCVLVPSPNVAEDHQTKNAMALVKHEGAILVKDSEAREKLGNEIISLMNNETRKKTLSENISRLAFPNAAEVIAKEVMQLTKK, encoded by the coding sequence ATATATAATGTGAAAGTAATTATCAGTGGTGGCGGAACAGGCGGACATATTTTTCCCGCCATTGCTATTGCGAATGCGCTAAAAAAAATTGATAAGAAGGCGGAAATACTTTTTGTCGGAGCAGAAGGTAGAATGGAAATGGAAAAAGTTCCTTCGGCAGGATATAAAATAGAAGGACTGTGGATAAGCGGGCTGCAGCGAAGACTAACGATAGATAATTTGTCGTTTCCGTTTAAAGTGATATCGAGTATAATGAAGTCGAAGAAAATAATAAGAAGGTTCAAGCCCGATGTGGTAGTCGGCACGGGAGGATTTGCAAGCGGTCCTCTTCTGAGAACTGCTTCCGGAATGAAAATTCCTACGTTGATCCAGGAACAGAATTCTTTTCCCGGAATTACAAACAAACTTCTTGGAGGCAGGGTAAATAAAATTTGTGTAGCGTATGACGGAATGGAAAAATATTTTCCGAAAGAAAAAATTATTGTTACAGGAAACCCTGTTCGTCACGATATTCTTTCTCTGGAAGGGAAAAAAGAAAAAGCGCTTAAGGAATTTTCATTGAGCTCGCTGAAAAAAACTGTTTTGTTTGTTGGCGGAAGTTTAGGCGCGCGTACAATTAATCAGAGCGTTGCGGCTTGCATGGATTTACTTATAAAAAATAATATTCAAATCATCTGGCAAACCGGTCAGTCATATATAAAATATGCAACTGAAGTAACTTCTCAATTGCCCGGTGAAGATAATGGCGTTCGCGTGTATGCTTTTCTTTCTAAAATGGATTTGGCTTATGCATGTGCTGATATAGTTGTATCACGCGCAGGAGCAATCGCCCTTTCTGAACTTGCGATTGTAAAGAAGCCATGCGTTCTCGTTCCCTCTCCTAATGTGGCTGAAGACCATCAAACAAAGAACGCAATGGCATTGGTGAAGCACGAAGGAGCAATACTTGTAAAAGATTCTGAAGCGAGAGAAAAACTTGGCAATGAAATTATTTCATTGATGAATAACGAAACGAGAAAAAAAACGTTGAGTGAAAATATTTCCAGACTGGCTTTTCCAAATGCGGCAGAGGTGATAGCAAAAGAAGTAATGCAATTAACAAAAAAATAA